A genomic segment from bacterium encodes:
- a CDS encoding class I SAM-dependent methyltransferase, giving the protein MIVNELVAPSTILDQLIVERRTFDLDGGEHAVTGPISMSQAEFMMKLIEERELRTCVETGVAFGASTVAICAALSRLEKRGLTCRHSGVDPCQFSDYNGAAVAALERCGLRHLFEMLEGPSHLMLPELIKRGEKVDMVFVDGWHTFDYTLIDVFLGDKLLRPGGVLLMHDMAMPSKRKVWKYLRSHRRYRRIPSPLRPLPRRVLSCGKRTLCEGPRAGFFHLTKPLLLAAEKISDHEPEYDYFRNF; this is encoded by the coding sequence ATGATCGTGAATGAGTTGGTGGCCCCGTCGACGATCCTCGACCAGTTGATAGTGGAGCGAAGGACCTTCGACCTCGATGGCGGGGAACATGCGGTGACGGGGCCCATCTCGATGTCCCAGGCCGAGTTCATGATGAAGCTGATCGAGGAGCGGGAACTGCGGACGTGCGTGGAGACAGGGGTCGCGTTCGGTGCGTCGACGGTCGCCATCTGCGCGGCACTGTCGCGTCTCGAGAAGCGTGGCCTGACGTGCAGGCACTCGGGCGTCGATCCGTGCCAGTTCTCCGACTACAACGGGGCGGCCGTCGCCGCGCTCGAGCGCTGCGGATTGCGGCACCTCTTCGAGATGCTGGAGGGCCCGAGTCACCTGATGCTGCCGGAGTTGATCAAGCGAGGCGAAAAGGTCGACATGGTCTTCGTCGACGGGTGGCACACGTTCGACTACACGCTCATCGACGTGTTCCTGGGCGACAAGCTGCTGCGCCCCGGCGGAGTCCTTCTGATGCACGACATGGCCATGCCGAGCAAGCGGAAGGTCTGGAAATACCTGCGGTCGCACCGCCGTTATCGCCGGATACCGAGTCCGCTGCGGCCGTTGCCGAGAAGAGTGCTGTCATGTGGAAAGCGCACGCTCTGCGAGGGGCCGCGGGCAGGTTTCTTCCACCTGACCAAGCCGCTGCTCCTGGCGGCCGAGAAGATCTCGGACCATGAGCCGGAGTACGACTACTTCAGGAACTTCTGA